A window of Salmo trutta chromosome 5, fSalTru1.1, whole genome shotgun sequence contains these coding sequences:
- the LOC115194547 gene encoding butyrophilin subfamily 2 member A1 isoform X3 has product MCIMGPLIQQVCLLTFLILFNACSSVADMQLVVPPDPVVTSAGHDVILPCHLSPQTSAVNMYIRWFKEGEFANPLYLYLGGKVTEGKGYEGRVSVFTQELESGNISLLLNNVMASERGSYKCHASYMDWIQELPVVLQVKQQGSVPRISMRKHHRVFIQLSCSSENWYPEPDMLWTDSSGKEITSAETERPKQKEGGDLYSITSHMRIGMDQLEGVTCVVMSQYQGTKMESKLQMTEEFYMSSLPDRVYISAFMIPVFLGLLCITASVFSLIHQRRVVQETLKPLDDMNTKLKAMDQELIKKTEELTYKDKLMGITETIPDSVWSLMVDHAG; this is encoded by the exons at GTGCATCATGGGACCTTTGATCCAGCAAGTCTGTTTGTTAACATTCCTCATCCTCTTTAATGCCTGTTCTTCTGTTGCAG aTATGCAGCTTGTTGTCCCTCCTGACCCTGTAGTTACCTCTGCTGGTCATGACGTCATCCTTCCCTGTCACCTGTCTCCTCAAACCAGTGCTGTTAACATGTATATCAGGTGGTTTAAGGAAGGAGAATTCGCTAACCCCCTGTACCTGTATTTGGGTGGAAAGGTAACAGAGGGCAAAGGCTATGAGGGTAGAGTGAGTGTGTTCACTCAGGAGCTGGAGAGTGGCAATATATCACTGCTGCTgaataatgtcatggcttctgAAAGGGGAAGCTACAAATGCCATGCCAGCTACATGGACTGGATTCAGGAACTGCCTGTTGTGCTACAGGTTAAAC AGCAGGGCAGTGTCCCCAGGATCTCCATGAGGAAGCACCACAGAGTGTTCATCCAGCTCAGCTGTAGCTCAGAGAACTGGTACCCAGAGCCTGACATGTTGTGGACGGACAGCAGTGGGAAGGAGATCACctcagcagagacagagagacccaaACAGAAGGAGGGGGGTGACCTGTACTCCATCACCAGTCACATGAGAATAGGGATGGACCAACTGGAGGGGGTCACATGTGTGGTGATGTCACAGTACCAGGGAACCAAGATGGAGTCTAAACTGCAGATGACTG AGGAATTCTACATGAGCAGTCTGCCTGACAGGGTGTATATCTCTGCATTTATGATTCCTGTGTTTCTGGGACTGCTGTGTATCACTGCATCAGTTTTCTCCTTAATCCATCAGAGAAGAG TTGTTCAAGAAACACTGAAGCCTTTGG ATGACATGAATACAAAATTAAAAGCTATGGACCAAG AGCTCATCAAAAAGACAGAGGAACTCACTTATAAGGATAAGTTAATGG GAATTACTGAAACAATCCCAGACTCTG TTTGGAGCTTGATGGTTGATCATGCAG GGTGA
- the LOC115194552 gene encoding butyrophilin subfamily 1 member A1 isoform X2, protein MGPLIQQVCLVTFLIFFPCSSAPVADGTETERQSTSESTSTLYGLDSKVWFAVFVTFGIIIFLGVVFLVWYKCCRDASRNLLGVFHVVGREDTNISPHPKTPKTVSEKETNTNLDLPHNEARSHEVDVVLDGKTAHSQLKISHNGKVVEWVTQKGEPQTEIDKNDIDKHFDEDPYVLGSMVRAMRAYWEVYVKENKDWVLGVTRATASRKGQLVLSPDNGFWVVRISNGENLKTFMGDDVLKERIPHRVGIYVDYQEKKVTFYNAEDSSLIYSFTNGPSYEDDARPLFSPWKYEKQPITILSIETKNVK, encoded by the exons ATGGGACCTTTGATCCAGCAAGTCTGTTTGGTAACATTTCTTATCTTTTTTCCCTGTTCATCTGCTCCAG TTGCAGATGGAACAGAGACTGAGAGGCAATCAACTTCTGAGTCAACCAGTACACTGTATGGTTTGGATTCCAAAGTGTGGTTTGCTGTATTTGTTACATTTGGGATCATTATTTTCCTGGGAGTGGTTTTCTTAGTATGGTATAAGTGCTGTAGAG ATGCAAGTCGAAATCTGCTGGGAGTATTTCATGTCGTTGGAAGAGAGG ACACAAATATCTCTCCCCATCccaagacgcctaagacagtttCAGAGAAAG AAACTAATACGAATTTGGACCTCCCTCATAACG AGGCACGCTCACATGAAG TGGATGTTGTTCTAGATGGAAAAACAGCTCACTCTCAGCTGAAGATATCACACAATGGGAAAGTTGTGGAGTGGGTGACACAAAAAGGAGAACCACAGACAGAGATTGACAAGAATGACATTGACAAGCATTTTGATGAAGACCCCTATGTGTTGGGCAGTATGGTCCGTGCTATGAGGGCCTACTGGGAGGTGTATGTAAAGGAGAACAAGGACTGGGTACTTGGTGTTACCAGGGCAACAGCTAGCAGGAAAGGACAGTTGGTTCTCAGCCCAGACAATGGCTTCTGGGTAGTCAGGATCTCCAATGGCGAAAACCTTAAAACATTCATGGGTGATGATGTCCTTAAAGAAAGAATTCCACACCGAGTGGGTATCTATGTGGATTATCAGGAAAAGAAGGTGACTTTCTACAATGCAGAAGACAGCTCACTCATCTACTCATTTACCAACGGACCAAGTTATGAGGATGATGCCCGCCCACTTTTCTCACCCTGGAAGTATGAAAAACAGCCCATCACAATTTTGTCCATTGAAACTAAAAATGTGAAATAA
- the LOC115194552 gene encoding butyrophilin subfamily 1 member A1 isoform X6 translates to MGPLIQQVCLVTFLIFFPCSSAPVADGTETERQSTSESTSTLYGLDSKVWFAVFVTFGIIIFLGVVFLVWYKCCRDASRNLLGVFHVVGREEARSHEVDVVLDGKTAHSQLKISHNGKVVEWVTQKGEPQTEIDKNDIDKHFDEDPYVLGSMVRAMRAYWEVYVKENKDWVLGVTRATASRKGQLVLSPDNGFWVVRISNGENLKTFMGDDVLKERIPHRVGIYVDYQEKKVTFYNAEDSSLIYSFTNGPSYEDDARPLFSPWKYEKQPITILSIETKNVK, encoded by the exons ATGGGACCTTTGATCCAGCAAGTCTGTTTGGTAACATTTCTTATCTTTTTTCCCTGTTCATCTGCTCCAG TTGCAGATGGAACAGAGACTGAGAGGCAATCAACTTCTGAGTCAACCAGTACACTGTATGGTTTGGATTCCAAAGTGTGGTTTGCTGTATTTGTTACATTTGGGATCATTATTTTCCTGGGAGTGGTTTTCTTAGTATGGTATAAGTGCTGTAGAG ATGCAAGTCGAAATCTGCTGGGAGTATTTCATGTCGTTGGAAGAGAGG AGGCACGCTCACATGAAG TGGATGTTGTTCTAGATGGAAAAACAGCTCACTCTCAGCTGAAGATATCACACAATGGGAAAGTTGTGGAGTGGGTGACACAAAAAGGAGAACCACAGACAGAGATTGACAAGAATGACATTGACAAGCATTTTGATGAAGACCCCTATGTGTTGGGCAGTATGGTCCGTGCTATGAGGGCCTACTGGGAGGTGTATGTAAAGGAGAACAAGGACTGGGTACTTGGTGTTACCAGGGCAACAGCTAGCAGGAAAGGACAGTTGGTTCTCAGCCCAGACAATGGCTTCTGGGTAGTCAGGATCTCCAATGGCGAAAACCTTAAAACATTCATGGGTGATGATGTCCTTAAAGAAAGAATTCCACACCGAGTGGGTATCTATGTGGATTATCAGGAAAAGAAGGTGACTTTCTACAATGCAGAAGACAGCTCACTCATCTACTCATTTACCAACGGACCAAGTTATGAGGATGATGCCCGCCCACTTTTCTCACCCTGGAAGTATGAAAAACAGCCCATCACAATTTTGTCCATTGAAACTAAAAATGTGAAATAA
- the LOC115194552 gene encoding butyrophilin subfamily 1 member A1 isoform X4 codes for MGPLIQQVCLVTFLIFFPCSSAPVADGTETERQSTSESTSTLYGLDSKVWFAVFVTFGIIIFLGVVFLVWYKCCRDASRNLLGVFHVVGREEARSHEETNTNLDLPHNEARSHEVDVVLDGKTAHSQLKISHNGKVVEWVTQKGEPQTEIDKNDIDKHFDEDPYVLGSMVRAMRAYWEVYVKENKDWVLGVTRATASRKGQLVLSPDNGFWVVRISNGENLKTFMGDDVLKERIPHRVGIYVDYQEKKVTFYNAEDSSLIYSFTNGPSYEDDARPLFSPWKYEKQPITILSIETKNVK; via the exons ATGGGACCTTTGATCCAGCAAGTCTGTTTGGTAACATTTCTTATCTTTTTTCCCTGTTCATCTGCTCCAG TTGCAGATGGAACAGAGACTGAGAGGCAATCAACTTCTGAGTCAACCAGTACACTGTATGGTTTGGATTCCAAAGTGTGGTTTGCTGTATTTGTTACATTTGGGATCATTATTTTCCTGGGAGTGGTTTTCTTAGTATGGTATAAGTGCTGTAGAG ATGCAAGTCGAAATCTGCTGGGAGTATTTCATGTCGTTGGAAGAGAGG AGGCACGCTCACATGAAG AAACTAATACGAATTTGGACCTCCCTCATAACG AGGCACGCTCACATGAAG TGGATGTTGTTCTAGATGGAAAAACAGCTCACTCTCAGCTGAAGATATCACACAATGGGAAAGTTGTGGAGTGGGTGACACAAAAAGGAGAACCACAGACAGAGATTGACAAGAATGACATTGACAAGCATTTTGATGAAGACCCCTATGTGTTGGGCAGTATGGTCCGTGCTATGAGGGCCTACTGGGAGGTGTATGTAAAGGAGAACAAGGACTGGGTACTTGGTGTTACCAGGGCAACAGCTAGCAGGAAAGGACAGTTGGTTCTCAGCCCAGACAATGGCTTCTGGGTAGTCAGGATCTCCAATGGCGAAAACCTTAAAACATTCATGGGTGATGATGTCCTTAAAGAAAGAATTCCACACCGAGTGGGTATCTATGTGGATTATCAGGAAAAGAAGGTGACTTTCTACAATGCAGAAGACAGCTCACTCATCTACTCATTTACCAACGGACCAAGTTATGAGGATGATGCCCGCCCACTTTTCTCACCCTGGAAGTATGAAAAACAGCCCATCACAATTTTGTCCATTGAAACTAAAAATGTGAAATAA
- the LOC115194552 gene encoding butyrophilin subfamily 1 member A1 isoform X3: protein MGPLIQQVCLVTFLIFFPCSSAPVADGTETERQSTSESTSTLYGLDSKVWFAVFVTFGIIIFLGVVFLVWYKCCRDASRNLLGVFHVVGREEARSHEDTNISPHPKTPKTVSEKEARSHEVDVVLDGKTAHSQLKISHNGKVVEWVTQKGEPQTEIDKNDIDKHFDEDPYVLGSMVRAMRAYWEVYVKENKDWVLGVTRATASRKGQLVLSPDNGFWVVRISNGENLKTFMGDDVLKERIPHRVGIYVDYQEKKVTFYNAEDSSLIYSFTNGPSYEDDARPLFSPWKYEKQPITILSIETKNVK, encoded by the exons ATGGGACCTTTGATCCAGCAAGTCTGTTTGGTAACATTTCTTATCTTTTTTCCCTGTTCATCTGCTCCAG TTGCAGATGGAACAGAGACTGAGAGGCAATCAACTTCTGAGTCAACCAGTACACTGTATGGTTTGGATTCCAAAGTGTGGTTTGCTGTATTTGTTACATTTGGGATCATTATTTTCCTGGGAGTGGTTTTCTTAGTATGGTATAAGTGCTGTAGAG ATGCAAGTCGAAATCTGCTGGGAGTATTTCATGTCGTTGGAAGAGAGG AGGCACGCTCACATGAAG ACACAAATATCTCTCCCCATCccaagacgcctaagacagtttCAGAGAAAG AGGCACGCTCACATGAAG TGGATGTTGTTCTAGATGGAAAAACAGCTCACTCTCAGCTGAAGATATCACACAATGGGAAAGTTGTGGAGTGGGTGACACAAAAAGGAGAACCACAGACAGAGATTGACAAGAATGACATTGACAAGCATTTTGATGAAGACCCCTATGTGTTGGGCAGTATGGTCCGTGCTATGAGGGCCTACTGGGAGGTGTATGTAAAGGAGAACAAGGACTGGGTACTTGGTGTTACCAGGGCAACAGCTAGCAGGAAAGGACAGTTGGTTCTCAGCCCAGACAATGGCTTCTGGGTAGTCAGGATCTCCAATGGCGAAAACCTTAAAACATTCATGGGTGATGATGTCCTTAAAGAAAGAATTCCACACCGAGTGGGTATCTATGTGGATTATCAGGAAAAGAAGGTGACTTTCTACAATGCAGAAGACAGCTCACTCATCTACTCATTTACCAACGGACCAAGTTATGAGGATGATGCCCGCCCACTTTTCTCACCCTGGAAGTATGAAAAACAGCCCATCACAATTTTGTCCATTGAAACTAAAAATGTGAAATAA
- the LOC115194552 gene encoding butyrophilin subfamily 1 member A1 isoform X5 gives MGPLIQQVCLVTFLIFFPCSSAPVADGTETERQSTSESTSTLYGLDSKVWFAVFVTFGIIIFLGVVFLVWYKCCRDASRNLLGVFHVVGREETNTNLDLPHNEARSHEVDVVLDGKTAHSQLKISHNGKVVEWVTQKGEPQTEIDKNDIDKHFDEDPYVLGSMVRAMRAYWEVYVKENKDWVLGVTRATASRKGQLVLSPDNGFWVVRISNGENLKTFMGDDVLKERIPHRVGIYVDYQEKKVTFYNAEDSSLIYSFTNGPSYEDDARPLFSPWKYEKQPITILSIETKNVK, from the exons ATGGGACCTTTGATCCAGCAAGTCTGTTTGGTAACATTTCTTATCTTTTTTCCCTGTTCATCTGCTCCAG TTGCAGATGGAACAGAGACTGAGAGGCAATCAACTTCTGAGTCAACCAGTACACTGTATGGTTTGGATTCCAAAGTGTGGTTTGCTGTATTTGTTACATTTGGGATCATTATTTTCCTGGGAGTGGTTTTCTTAGTATGGTATAAGTGCTGTAGAG ATGCAAGTCGAAATCTGCTGGGAGTATTTCATGTCGTTGGAAGAGAGG AAACTAATACGAATTTGGACCTCCCTCATAACG AGGCACGCTCACATGAAG TGGATGTTGTTCTAGATGGAAAAACAGCTCACTCTCAGCTGAAGATATCACACAATGGGAAAGTTGTGGAGTGGGTGACACAAAAAGGAGAACCACAGACAGAGATTGACAAGAATGACATTGACAAGCATTTTGATGAAGACCCCTATGTGTTGGGCAGTATGGTCCGTGCTATGAGGGCCTACTGGGAGGTGTATGTAAAGGAGAACAAGGACTGGGTACTTGGTGTTACCAGGGCAACAGCTAGCAGGAAAGGACAGTTGGTTCTCAGCCCAGACAATGGCTTCTGGGTAGTCAGGATCTCCAATGGCGAAAACCTTAAAACATTCATGGGTGATGATGTCCTTAAAGAAAGAATTCCACACCGAGTGGGTATCTATGTGGATTATCAGGAAAAGAAGGTGACTTTCTACAATGCAGAAGACAGCTCACTCATCTACTCATTTACCAACGGACCAAGTTATGAGGATGATGCCCGCCCACTTTTCTCACCCTGGAAGTATGAAAAACAGCCCATCACAATTTTGTCCATTGAAACTAAAAATGTGAAATAA
- the LOC115194552 gene encoding butyrophilin subfamily 1 member A1 isoform X1, with translation MGPLIQQVCLVTFLIFFPCSSAPVADGTETERQSTSESTSTLYGLDSKVWFAVFVTFGIIIFLGVVFLVWYKCCRDASRNLLGVFHVVGREEARSHEDTNISPHPKTPKTVSEKETNTNLDLPHNEARSHEVDVVLDGKTAHSQLKISHNGKVVEWVTQKGEPQTEIDKNDIDKHFDEDPYVLGSMVRAMRAYWEVYVKENKDWVLGVTRATASRKGQLVLSPDNGFWVVRISNGENLKTFMGDDVLKERIPHRVGIYVDYQEKKVTFYNAEDSSLIYSFTNGPSYEDDARPLFSPWKYEKQPITILSIETKNVK, from the exons ATGGGACCTTTGATCCAGCAAGTCTGTTTGGTAACATTTCTTATCTTTTTTCCCTGTTCATCTGCTCCAG TTGCAGATGGAACAGAGACTGAGAGGCAATCAACTTCTGAGTCAACCAGTACACTGTATGGTTTGGATTCCAAAGTGTGGTTTGCTGTATTTGTTACATTTGGGATCATTATTTTCCTGGGAGTGGTTTTCTTAGTATGGTATAAGTGCTGTAGAG ATGCAAGTCGAAATCTGCTGGGAGTATTTCATGTCGTTGGAAGAGAGG AGGCACGCTCACATGAAG ACACAAATATCTCTCCCCATCccaagacgcctaagacagtttCAGAGAAAG AAACTAATACGAATTTGGACCTCCCTCATAACG AGGCACGCTCACATGAAG TGGATGTTGTTCTAGATGGAAAAACAGCTCACTCTCAGCTGAAGATATCACACAATGGGAAAGTTGTGGAGTGGGTGACACAAAAAGGAGAACCACAGACAGAGATTGACAAGAATGACATTGACAAGCATTTTGATGAAGACCCCTATGTGTTGGGCAGTATGGTCCGTGCTATGAGGGCCTACTGGGAGGTGTATGTAAAGGAGAACAAGGACTGGGTACTTGGTGTTACCAGGGCAACAGCTAGCAGGAAAGGACAGTTGGTTCTCAGCCCAGACAATGGCTTCTGGGTAGTCAGGATCTCCAATGGCGAAAACCTTAAAACATTCATGGGTGATGATGTCCTTAAAGAAAGAATTCCACACCGAGTGGGTATCTATGTGGATTATCAGGAAAAGAAGGTGACTTTCTACAATGCAGAAGACAGCTCACTCATCTACTCATTTACCAACGGACCAAGTTATGAGGATGATGCCCGCCCACTTTTCTCACCCTGGAAGTATGAAAAACAGCCCATCACAATTTTGTCCATTGAAACTAAAAATGTGAAATAA
- the LOC115194547 gene encoding butyrophilin subfamily 1 member A1 isoform X1: MCIMGPLIQQVCLLTFLILFNACSSVADMQLVVPPDPVVTSAGHDVILPCHLSPQTSAVNMYIRWFKEGEFANPLYLYLGGKVTEGKGYEGRVSVFTQELESGNISLLLNNVMASERGSYKCHASYMDWIQELPVVLQVKQQGSVPRISMRKHHRVFIQLSCSSENWYPEPDMLWTDSSGKEITSAETERPKQKEGGDLYSITSHMRIGMDQLEGVTCVVMSQYQGTKMESKLQMTEEFYMSSLPDRVYISAFMIPVFLGLLCITASVFSLIHQRRVVQETLKPLDDMNTKLKAMDQELIKKTEELTYKDKLMGITETIPDSVWSLMVDHAVDVTFDPDTAHPRLSLSDDNKCLKFGELKEKKDCENFKEKGQGSSSMKFDEENKEDTGHLGGKPTENSMLNASGKDKDKKTGLLNRIMKKGQNKEGTLKVEEVRKEEATENLEEKCKGTKIKFNQNTCVLGMEGYEKGTHYWEVDLGKKSQWSVGIAQETEGRDNIQMYPENGFWSICYKDKELKTVERSSTFLPIELKPEKMGVLVDYEGGQITFFNVEKKCHIHSFCGMFTKKLYPFFGPLIDCKEELKISPVVQRDKPSTSGNC; encoded by the exons at GTGCATCATGGGACCTTTGATCCAGCAAGTCTGTTTGTTAACATTCCTCATCCTCTTTAATGCCTGTTCTTCTGTTGCAG aTATGCAGCTTGTTGTCCCTCCTGACCCTGTAGTTACCTCTGCTGGTCATGACGTCATCCTTCCCTGTCACCTGTCTCCTCAAACCAGTGCTGTTAACATGTATATCAGGTGGTTTAAGGAAGGAGAATTCGCTAACCCCCTGTACCTGTATTTGGGTGGAAAGGTAACAGAGGGCAAAGGCTATGAGGGTAGAGTGAGTGTGTTCACTCAGGAGCTGGAGAGTGGCAATATATCACTGCTGCTgaataatgtcatggcttctgAAAGGGGAAGCTACAAATGCCATGCCAGCTACATGGACTGGATTCAGGAACTGCCTGTTGTGCTACAGGTTAAAC AGCAGGGCAGTGTCCCCAGGATCTCCATGAGGAAGCACCACAGAGTGTTCATCCAGCTCAGCTGTAGCTCAGAGAACTGGTACCCAGAGCCTGACATGTTGTGGACGGACAGCAGTGGGAAGGAGATCACctcagcagagacagagagacccaaACAGAAGGAGGGGGGTGACCTGTACTCCATCACCAGTCACATGAGAATAGGGATGGACCAACTGGAGGGGGTCACATGTGTGGTGATGTCACAGTACCAGGGAACCAAGATGGAGTCTAAACTGCAGATGACTG AGGAATTCTACATGAGCAGTCTGCCTGACAGGGTGTATATCTCTGCATTTATGATTCCTGTGTTTCTGGGACTGCTGTGTATCACTGCATCAGTTTTCTCCTTAATCCATCAGAGAAGAG TTGTTCAAGAAACACTGAAGCCTTTGG ATGACATGAATACAAAATTAAAAGCTATGGACCAAG AGCTCATCAAAAAGACAGAGGAACTCACTTATAAGGATAAGTTAATGG GAATTACTGAAACAATCCCAGACTCTG TTTGGAGCTTGATGGTTGATCATGCAG TGGATGTGACTTTCGACCCTGACACTGCACATCCCAGACTCTCTTTATCTGATGATAACAAATGTCTCAAATTTGGAGAATTAAAAGAAAAAAAGGATTGTGAGAATTTCAAAGAAAAAGGCCAAGGAAGCAGCAGCATGAAGTTTGACGAAGAAAACAAAGAAGACACGGGGCATTTAGGAGGAAAACCTACAGAAAATAGTATGTTAAATGCTTCAGGAAAAGACAAAGACAAGAAAACTGGATTATTGAACAGGATAATGAAAAAAGGACAAAACAAAGAAGGTACTCTGAAGGTTGAGGAAGTACGCAAAGAAGAGGCCACTGAGAATTTAGAAGAAAAATGCAAAGGAACTAAAATTAAGTTTAATCAAAATACGTGTGTCTTGGGAATGGAAGGATATGAAAAAGGAACACATTACTGGGAGGTTGACCTGGGGAAGAAGAGCCAGTGGAGTGTTGGGATCGCTCAGGAAACTGAGGGGAGAGACAACATCCAAATGTATCCAGAAAATGGCTTCTGGAGCATATGTTACAAAGATAAAGAACTGAAAACAGTTGAACGGTCTTCCACTTTCCTTCCCATTGAACTGAAACCTGAGAAGATGGGAGTTTTAGTGGACTATGAGGGGGGACAGATAACATTTTTCAACGTGGAGAAGAAATGCCACAtacactccttctgtggcatgTTTACTAAGAAACTCTATCCGTTCTTTGGTCCTTTGATTGATTGTAAAGAGGAACTCAAAATCTCACCTGTGGTACAAAGAGACAAACCCTCAACCTCCGGGAACTGTTAG
- the LOC115194547 gene encoding butyrophilin subfamily 1 member A1 isoform X2, whose amino-acid sequence MGPLIQQVCLLTFLILFNACSSVADMQLVVPPDPVVTSAGHDVILPCHLSPQTSAVNMYIRWFKEGEFANPLYLYLGGKVTEGKGYEGRVSVFTQELESGNISLLLNNVMASERGSYKCHASYMDWIQELPVVLQVKQQGSVPRISMRKHHRVFIQLSCSSENWYPEPDMLWTDSSGKEITSAETERPKQKEGGDLYSITSHMRIGMDQLEGVTCVVMSQYQGTKMESKLQMTEEFYMSSLPDRVYISAFMIPVFLGLLCITASVFSLIHQRRVVQETLKPLDDMNTKLKAMDQELIKKTEELTYKDKLMGITETIPDSVWSLMVDHAVDVTFDPDTAHPRLSLSDDNKCLKFGELKEKKDCENFKEKGQGSSSMKFDEENKEDTGHLGGKPTENSMLNASGKDKDKKTGLLNRIMKKGQNKEGTLKVEEVRKEEATENLEEKCKGTKIKFNQNTCVLGMEGYEKGTHYWEVDLGKKSQWSVGIAQETEGRDNIQMYPENGFWSICYKDKELKTVERSSTFLPIELKPEKMGVLVDYEGGQITFFNVEKKCHIHSFCGMFTKKLYPFFGPLIDCKEELKISPVVQRDKPSTSGNC is encoded by the exons ATGGGACCTTTGATCCAGCAAGTCTGTTTGTTAACATTCCTCATCCTCTTTAATGCCTGTTCTTCTGTTGCAG aTATGCAGCTTGTTGTCCCTCCTGACCCTGTAGTTACCTCTGCTGGTCATGACGTCATCCTTCCCTGTCACCTGTCTCCTCAAACCAGTGCTGTTAACATGTATATCAGGTGGTTTAAGGAAGGAGAATTCGCTAACCCCCTGTACCTGTATTTGGGTGGAAAGGTAACAGAGGGCAAAGGCTATGAGGGTAGAGTGAGTGTGTTCACTCAGGAGCTGGAGAGTGGCAATATATCACTGCTGCTgaataatgtcatggcttctgAAAGGGGAAGCTACAAATGCCATGCCAGCTACATGGACTGGATTCAGGAACTGCCTGTTGTGCTACAGGTTAAAC AGCAGGGCAGTGTCCCCAGGATCTCCATGAGGAAGCACCACAGAGTGTTCATCCAGCTCAGCTGTAGCTCAGAGAACTGGTACCCAGAGCCTGACATGTTGTGGACGGACAGCAGTGGGAAGGAGATCACctcagcagagacagagagacccaaACAGAAGGAGGGGGGTGACCTGTACTCCATCACCAGTCACATGAGAATAGGGATGGACCAACTGGAGGGGGTCACATGTGTGGTGATGTCACAGTACCAGGGAACCAAGATGGAGTCTAAACTGCAGATGACTG AGGAATTCTACATGAGCAGTCTGCCTGACAGGGTGTATATCTCTGCATTTATGATTCCTGTGTTTCTGGGACTGCTGTGTATCACTGCATCAGTTTTCTCCTTAATCCATCAGAGAAGAG TTGTTCAAGAAACACTGAAGCCTTTGG ATGACATGAATACAAAATTAAAAGCTATGGACCAAG AGCTCATCAAAAAGACAGAGGAACTCACTTATAAGGATAAGTTAATGG GAATTACTGAAACAATCCCAGACTCTG TTTGGAGCTTGATGGTTGATCATGCAG TGGATGTGACTTTCGACCCTGACACTGCACATCCCAGACTCTCTTTATCTGATGATAACAAATGTCTCAAATTTGGAGAATTAAAAGAAAAAAAGGATTGTGAGAATTTCAAAGAAAAAGGCCAAGGAAGCAGCAGCATGAAGTTTGACGAAGAAAACAAAGAAGACACGGGGCATTTAGGAGGAAAACCTACAGAAAATAGTATGTTAAATGCTTCAGGAAAAGACAAAGACAAGAAAACTGGATTATTGAACAGGATAATGAAAAAAGGACAAAACAAAGAAGGTACTCTGAAGGTTGAGGAAGTACGCAAAGAAGAGGCCACTGAGAATTTAGAAGAAAAATGCAAAGGAACTAAAATTAAGTTTAATCAAAATACGTGTGTCTTGGGAATGGAAGGATATGAAAAAGGAACACATTACTGGGAGGTTGACCTGGGGAAGAAGAGCCAGTGGAGTGTTGGGATCGCTCAGGAAACTGAGGGGAGAGACAACATCCAAATGTATCCAGAAAATGGCTTCTGGAGCATATGTTACAAAGATAAAGAACTGAAAACAGTTGAACGGTCTTCCACTTTCCTTCCCATTGAACTGAAACCTGAGAAGATGGGAGTTTTAGTGGACTATGAGGGGGGACAGATAACATTTTTCAACGTGGAGAAGAAATGCCACAtacactccttctgtggcatgTTTACTAAGAAACTCTATCCGTTCTTTGGTCCTTTGATTGATTGTAAAGAGGAACTCAAAATCTCACCTGTGGTACAAAGAGACAAACCCTCAACCTCCGGGAACTGTTAG